One segment of Triticum aestivum cultivar Chinese Spring chromosome 2A, IWGSC CS RefSeq v2.1, whole genome shotgun sequence DNA contains the following:
- the LOC123191120 gene encoding AT-hook motif nuclear-localized protein 9, which translates to MDGKDLISPSDLPPFYGQQQQQQQHLRMLGGTGGGGGQHSPSSLAGMHSVIRPMPNMSMSPTAILQSIGGGASSLAGMQFNMDNTTSPSSMLQHAGNMGGSVSGSGTTMPVASPPPEPVKRKRGRPRKYGPDGAMKHHMSSSSSSAHHQQQQHQMMGAPQQRMGSMAGQGMAGGLDDAAQKKKRGRPPGTGKKLSSPSSKPSGNAFPGSAGTSFTPHIITASPSEDVAGKIAAFASQSPRAVCVLSAMGSVSRAVLRHPADHPPSYNNPAIYEGLYEILSLSGSYNLNEGQQNQTDGISVTLCSPERHVIGGVLGGALVAASTVQVVLGTFVQGGSKSKSKKAAKPPAFGPDSLTGAGPDVVSPSSGHNQNLTSPPSVVSTGGWPSSGIFDTRSSNIDINSSRG; encoded by the exons ATGGATGGCAAAGACCTCATCTCACCGTCCGACCTGCCGCCATTCtatggccagcagcagcagcagcagcagcacctccGCATGctcggcggcaccggcggcggcggggggcagcATAGCCCCTCCTCGCTCGCCGGGATGCACTCCGTCATCCGCCCCATGCCCAACATGAGCATGAGCCCCACCGCCATCCTCCAGTCCATCGGCGGCGGCGCCTCCTCCCTCGCCGGCATGCAGTTCAACATGGACAACACCACGTCCCCTTCCTCCATGTTGCAGCACGCCGGCAACATGGGCGGCTCTGTTTCTGGCTCGGGCACGACGATGCCGGTGGCcagcccgccgccggagcccgtcAAGCGGAAGCGGGGCAGGCCGCGCAAGTACGGGCCCGACGGCGCCATGAAGCACCACATGTCCTCGTCTTCCTCGTCGGCGCATCATCAGCAGCAGCAACATCAGATGATGGGCGCGCCTCAGCAGAGGATGGGGTCGATGGCCGGGCAGGGCATGGCGGGCGGGCTCGACGACGCGGCCCAGAAGAAGAAGCGCGGCCGACCGCCAGGCACCGGGAAGAAGCTCTCCTCACCCAGCAGTAAACCCTCCG GCAATGCGTTCCCTGGTTCAGCTGGAACGAGCTTTACTCCCCACATCATCACAGCATCTCCTTCAGAG GACGTCGCGGGGAAGATCGCGGCATTCGCGAGCCAGTCACCGAGGGCGGTGTGCGTGCTCTCAGCGATGGGGTCCGTCTCCAGGGCCGTCCTGCGCCACCCGGCAGATCATCCTCCTTCCTACAATAACCCTGCCATTTACGAG GGATTGTATGAAATCCTGAGTTTATCCGGCTCTTACAATCTGAACGAGGGCCAGCAAAATCAAACCGACGGGATCAGCGTCACGCTCTGCAGCCCGGAGAGGCATGTCATTGGAGGTGTCCTGGGTGGAGCATTGGTGGCTGCCAGTACTGTGCAG GTGGTGCTAGGGACTTTTGTGCAAGGAGGATCCAAATCAAAGTCCAAGAAAGCCGCGAAACCACCGGCTTTCGGTCCCGACTCGCTCACCGGCGCTGGGCCAGATGTGGTGTCGCCCAGCTCAGGACATAACCAAAACCTAACGTCGCCGCCCTCCGTTGTATCGACGGGAGGGTGGCCTAGCTCTGGGATATTTGACACACGAAGTTCCAACATTGATATCAACTCTTCTAGAGGATAG
- the LOC123191121 gene encoding probable phospholipid hydroperoxide glutathione peroxidase, whose amino-acid sequence MGAAESSSKLGGSVHDFVVKDVRGNDVELSRYKGKVLLIVNVASRCGLANSNYTELGQLYEKYREKGLEILAFPCNQFAGQEPDSDEKIVEFACNRFQAEFPIFRKVDVNGNNAAPLYKFLKSERGGLFGERIKWNFTKFLVDKEGHVMNRYAPTWSPLGIENDIKKLLEV is encoded by the exons ATGGGTGCGGCAGAGTCATCCTCCAAGCTTGGTGGTTCCGTCCATGACTTCGTCGTTAAG GATGTAAGAGGAAATGATGTTGAGCTCAGCAGATACAAGGGGAAAGTCCTGCTTATTGTGAATGTCGCATCTCGATG TGGTCTGGCCAATTCCAACTACACGGAACTGGGTCAGCTCTATGAGAAATACAGGGAGAAAG GATTGGAGATATTGGCGTTCCCCTGCAATCAATTTGCTGGACAGGAACCAGATAGCGATGAGAAGATTGTGGAGTTTGCTTGCAATCGCTTCCAAGCAGAGTTTCCTATTTTTCGCAAG GTTGACGTGAACGGCAACAATGCTGCCCCACTGTACAAGTTCTTGAAGTCAGAGAGGGGCGGTCTATTTGGAGAACGTATCAAGTGGAACTTCACCAAGTTTCTAGTTGACAAAGAGGGGCACGTCATGAACCGATATGCACCGACCTGGTCCCCACTCGGCATTGAG AATGACATCAAGAAGCTGTTGGAGGTTTGA
- the LOC123191119 gene encoding FT-interacting protein 3, protein MASYKLGVEVASAHDLMPKDGQGSASACVELTFDGQRFRTAIKEKDLNPVWNERFYFNVSDPTNLPELALEAYVYNIHKSIEGSRSFLGKVRIAGTSFVPFTDAVIMHYPLEKRGMFSRVKGELGLKVYITNDPSIRASNPLPAMDPVSNNTPPTQAEQIAADITGTNLNASQRHQEHRHDEVRTLHTIAKDVQHHQHHGHLPASFAEQPSNSKYGVEQMKPQPQQPKMVRMYSAASQQPMDYALKETSPFLGGGQIVGGRVIGGEKHASTYDLVERMQYLFVRVVKARDLPNMDITGSLDPFVEVRVGNYRGITKHFEKQRNPEWNAVFAFSRERMQASVIEVLVKDKDLVRDDFVGMVRFDLNDVPVRVPPDSPLAPEWYRLVHKDGDKSRGELMLAVWIGTQADEAFPDAWHSDAATLEDPSAVTHMKSKVYHAPRLWYLRVNIIEAQDILIHDKTRYPDVFVRAQVGHQHGRTKPVQARNFNPFWNEDLMFVAAEPFEDHLILSLEDRVAPNKDETLGRIIIPLTMIDRRADDRIVHGKWFNLEKPVLVDVDQLKREKFSSRLHLRLCLDGGYHVLDESTNYSSDLRPTAKQLWKPSIGLLELGVLGAQGIVPMKTRDGKGSSDTYCVAKYGSKWVRTRTIMNNPNPKFNEQYTWEVYDPATVLTIGAFDNGQLGDRNGEKPSSGKDAKIGKVRIRLSTLETGRVYTHSYPLLVLHPSGVKKMGELHLAIRFSSTSLVNMLYLYSRPLLPKMHYARPIPVLQVDMLRHQAVQIVAARLSRMEPPLRKEVVEYMSDFDSHLWSMRRSKANFFRLMNVFSGLFAISKWFSGVCAWKNPITTVLVHILFIMLVCFPELILPTVFLYMFLIGIWNYRYRPRYPPHMNTKISHAEAVHPDELDEEFDTFPTSRSQEVVRMRYDRLRSVAGRIQTVVGDIATQGERVQALLSWRDPRATAIFVLFCFIAAIVLYVTPLQVLAALGGFYAMRHPRFRHRLPSTPVNFFRRLPARTDSML, encoded by the coding sequence ATGGCGTCGTATAAGCTGGGCGTGGAGGTCGCAAGCGCTCATGACCTCATGCCCAAGGACGGGCAAGGTTCTGCCAGCGCCTGTGTTGAGCTTACCTTTGATGGTCAGCGGTTCCGCACGGCCATCAAGGAGAAGGACCTGAACCCCGTCTGGAACGAGCGCTTCTACTTCAACGTCTCTGATCCAACAAATCTTCCCGAGCTCGCTCTTGAAGCATATGTCTACAACATCCACAAGTCCATCGAAGGCTCCAGGTCATTCCTTGGCAAGGTCAGAATCGCTGGCACCTCATTCGTGCCCTTCACCGATGCTGTCATCATGCACTATCCACTGGAGAAGCGTGGGATGTTCTCCCGTGTCAAGGGGGAATTGGGCCTCAAAGTGTACATCACAAATGACCCCTCCATCAGGGCTTCCAACCCTCTTCCTGCAATGGACCCTGTTTCGAACAATACTCCTCCAACTCAAGCTGAGCAGATTGCTGCTGATATAACCGGTACTAATCTGAATGCTTCTCAGCGCCATCAAGAGCACAGGCATGATGAAGTGAGAACCTTGCATACCATAGCTAAGGATGTACAGCATCATCAGCACCATGGCCACCTTCCAGCCTCTTTTGCCGAGCAACCCTCCAACTCCAAGTATGGTGTTGAGCAAATGAAACCTCAACCTCAACAGCCCAAGATGGTCAGGATGTATTCAGCTGCCTCCCAGCAGCCCATGGACTATGCACTTAAAGAAACCAGCCCCTTTCTCGGTGGTGGACAGATTGTTGGTGGTCGGGTTATTGGTGGTGAGAAGCATGCTAGTACTTATGACTTAGTGGAGAGAATGCAGTATCTGTTTGTGCGTGTGGTCAAGGCACGGGACTTGCCTAACATGGACATCACTGGGAGCCTGGATCCTTTCGTGGAAGTGAGAGTTGGCAACTACAGGGGCATAACTAAGCACTTTGAGAAGCAGAGGAACCCTGAGTGGAATGCTGTCTTTGCTTTCTCTAGAGAACGTATGCAGGCCTCTGTCATTGAAGTGTTGGTCAAAGACAAAGATCTTGTCAGGGATGATTTTGTTGGCATGGTGCGATTCGATCTGAATGATGTGCCAGTACGTGTGCCCCCTGACAGTCCACTGGCTCCAGAATGGTACCGGCTTGTTCATAAGGATGGGGACAAGTCAAGGGGTGAGCTGATGCTGGCGGTTTGGATTGGCACCCAAGCTGACGAGGCATTTCCTGATGCATGGCATTCAGATGCTGCTACACTTGAGGATCCATCTGCTGTAACACACATGAAGTCGAAAGTTTACCATGCACCCAGACTGTGGTACCTGCGAGTTAACATAATTGAGGCCCAAGATATTCTCATACATGATAAGACCCGCTATCCAGATGTTTTTGTCAGAGCACAGGTGGGGCATCAGCATGGGAGGACAAAACCTGTTCAGGCTAGAAACTTCAACCCATTTTGGAATGAAGACCTGATGTTTGTGGCTGCTGAACCTTTCGAGGATCACCTTATTCTGTCACTTGAAGATCGTGTAGCTCCTAACAAGGATGAGACGCTTGGCCGGATAATTATACCATTGACGATGATTGATAGGCGGGCTGATGACCGCATTGTCCATGGGAAGTGGTTTAATCTTGAGAAGCCTGTACTTGTTGATGTGGACCAACTAAAGAGAGAGAAGTTCTCTAGTCGGCTCCATCTCCGTCTCTGCCTTGATGGAGGATATCATGTTCTGGACGAGTCTACAAACTACAGCAGTGACCTCAGACCAACAGCCAAGCAACTCTGGAAGCCGTCGATTGGTCTGCTTGAGCTTGGAGTCCTTGGTGCACAGGGGATTGTTCCTATGAAGACACGTGATGGAAAAGGTTCATCAGACACCTATTGTGTTGCAAAGTATGGGTCAAAGTGGGTGCGAACACGTACTATCATGAACAATCCAAACCCCAAGTTCAATGAACAGTACACTTGGGAGGTCTATGATCCTGCAACTGTCCTGACTATTGGTGCTTTTGACAATGGCCAGCTTGGAGACAGGAATGGGGAGAAGCCATCCAGTGGTAAAGATGCGAAAATCGGCAAGGTTCGAATTCGCCTTTCAACACTTGAAACTGGCCGAGTATACACCCACTCGTATCCTCTCCTGGTTCTGCACCCATCAGGGGTGAAAAAGATGGGTGAACTGCACCTAGCCATACGATTTTCCTCAACGTCATTGGTCAACATGCTATACCTGTACTCCCGACCTTTGCTGCCGAAGATGCACTATGCACGCCCAATACCAGTGCTTCAGGTTGACATGCTCCGCCACCAAGCTGTCCAGATCGTGGCTGCCCGTCTCAGCCGTATGGAGCCACCTCTGAGAAAGGAAGTTGTTGAGTACATGTCAGATTTTGACTCTCACTTGTGGAGCATGAGGAGAAGCAAAGCAAACTTCTTCAGGCTGATGAATGTCTTCTCAGGCCTGTTTGCCATCAGCAAGTGGTTCAGTGGTGTCTGCGCATGGAAGAACCCCATTACCACCGTGCTGGTTCACATCCTCTTTATAATGCTGGTGTGCTTTCCAGAGCTCATACTCCCAACAGTGTTCTTGTACATGTTCCTGATAGGGATCTGGAACTACCGTTACCGGCCTCGCTACCCTCCACACATGAACACCAAGATCTCTCATGCAGAAGCTGTTCACCCAGATGAACTCGACGAAGAGTTTGACACATTCCCCACAAGCCGGAGCCAAGAGGTTGTAAGGATGAGGTATGATAGGCTGAGGAGTGTTGCTGGAAGGATACAGACTGTTGTTGGCGATATCGCAACCCAAGGGGAGAGAGTTCAGGCACTGCTCAGTTGGAGGGATCCTCGGGCCACAGCAATATTTGTGCTATTCTGTTTCATAGCCGCGATAGTGCTGTACGTCACACCGCTCCAGGTTCTCGCAGCATTAGGAGGGTTCTATGCCATGAGGCACCCGAGGTTCAGGCACAGGTTGCCATCAACGCCAGTAAACTTCTTCAGGCGACTGCCAGCGAGGACAGACAGTATGCTGTGA